The following proteins are encoded in a genomic region of Zea mays cultivar B73 chromosome 9, Zm-B73-REFERENCE-NAM-5.0, whole genome shotgun sequence:
- the LOC103639732 gene encoding phosphoinositide phosphatase SAC2 isoform X2: MAAAAAEAEVDSCLQSFELYEAESKFYILGTNSNKTIWRLLKIDRMEPSELNVDEDSTVHSQSDYLDMLKNLDEEHRSTGGVKFVTNCFGIIGFIKFLGPYYMLIITEQRKIGDIFGHPVYQVTKTAMIELSNSKSRPKLINSKDENRYKKLLQIIDLRKDFFFSHSYHIMRSLQKNFNDPQEGWELYDTMFVWNEFLTRGVRDILKTTLWTVALVYGFFKQDKFAICGKDIMLTLIARRSRHYAGTRYLKRGVNEEGRVANDVETEQIVYENMLGPWQISSVVQNRGSIPLFWSQETSKLNLKPDIILHEKDKNYEATRLHFENLRKRYGNPIIILNLIKTLEKRPREIILRWEFDRAIKIINSGLPGEDHLRFLHWDLHKNSQSKSTNALQVLLKVAFEALNMTEFFYCQVSPDQRAKGSPNLSPTLKIGFGHHACDDKNCGNADYVDDLDDISQEDTCGSSDPGNGIAEDKFEVNGSAQIKRPKFQKGVLRTNCIDCLDRTNVAQYAYGLAALGHQLHALGSVESPEVHLDSPLSRHLMHFYERMGDTLALQYGGSAAHNKIFSAKRGHLKFAIQSQEFFRTLQRYYSNAYMDAYKQAAINLFLGYFQPQVGKPALWEPESGDEHVLDDETCKLMKRARSDGSILNKSKLSISSNGPNGILKLAFTGSKNEGQRPNRSSDTACDNGMSKSRSKAISTPDVNISTDSGVRDVISGTTDDQASGIHAQGFSKDFVQWLNQGEAFWY; this comes from the exons atggcggcggcggcggccgaggcgGAGGTGGATAGCTGCCTCCAGAGCTTCGAGCTCTACGAGGCCGAGTCG AAATTTTATATTCTTGGAACTAACTCTAACAAGACAATATGGAGATTACTCAAGATTGATAGAATGGAGCCATCAGAGCTTAATGTAGATGAGGATTCTACTGTGCACTCACAGAGTGATTACCTTGATATGCTAAAAAATCTTGACGAAGAACACAGGTCAACTGGTGGAGTCAAATTTGTCACCAACTGTTTTGGAATCATCG GTTTCATTAAGTTCCTTGGGCCCTATTACATGTTAATTATTACTGAGCAGAGAAAGATTGGGGATATATTTGGCCATCCGGTGTACCAAGTTACTAAGACTGCGATGATTGAGTTGTCAAATTCCAAATCGAGGCCAAAGTTAATTAATTCCAAGGATGAGAACAG GTACAAGAAGCTCTTGCAGATAATCGATCTTAGAAAAGACTTCTTTTTTAGTCACTCATATCATATAATGAGAAGTCTCCAAAAGAACTTTAATGATCCACAAGAAGGGTGGGAACTATATGACACAATGTTCGTGTGGAATGAATTCCTAACTCGAGGGGTTCGTGACATTCTGAAAACTACACTCTGGACAGTTGCATTAGTCTATGGTTTTTTTAAGCAG GACAAATTTGCGATATGTGGGAAGGATATTATGCTGACGCTCATTGCTAGACGCTCCAGGCATTATGCTGGCACCAG GTATCTAAAGAGGGGTGTGAATGAGGAGGGCAGAGTAGCAAATGATGTTGAGACTGAGCAAATTGTTTATGAAAACATGCTTGGACCATGGCAAATAAGCTCTGTTGTGCAGAACAGGGGTTCAATTCCACTATTCTGGTCCCAGGAGACATCAAAGCTGAATCTTAAGCCTGATATCATAT TGCATGAAAAGGACAAAAATTATGAGGCTACCAGGCTTCATTTTGAAAATCTTAGGAAGAGATATGGAAATCCTATCATCATCTTAAACTTGATTAAG ACACTTGAGAAGAGACCACGTGAAATCATACTCCGTTGGGAATTTGACAGAGCAATAAAGATTATTAATAGTGGTCTACCAGGTGAAGATCATTTAAGATTTTTACATTGGGATCTTCATAAGAACTCTCAAAG CAAAAGTACAAATGCCCTTCAAGTGCTTTTGAAAGTGGCATTTGAAGCTTTGAACATGACAGAATTCTTTTATTGTCAAGTTTCCCCAGATCAAAGGGCAAAGGGCTCCCCTAATTTAAGCCCTACATT GAAAATTGGTTTTGGTCATCATGCGTGTGATGACAAAAATTGTGGCAATGCagattatgttgatgatcttgatGACATTTCCCAAGAAGATACCTGTggtagttctgatcctggcaatgGAATtgcggaagataaatttgaggtcaATGGATCTGCTCAAATAAAGCGTCCAAAATTTCAAAAGGGTGTCTTACGTACAAACTGTATAGATTGTTTGGATCGCACAAATGTTGCTCAATATGCCTATGGCCTAGCTGCTTTAGGACACCAGTTACATGCACTTGGTTCTGTAGAATCTCCAGAAGTTCATCTAGACTCTCCTTTGTCTCGACATTTGATGCATTTTTATGAACGCATGGGTGACACACTTGCTTTACAGTATGGTGGTTCGGCTGCTCACAATAAG ATATTCTCTGCGAAAAGAGGGCACTTGAAGTTTGCCATTCAATCTCAAGAGTTCTTTAGGACACTGCAACGGTACTACAGTAATGCATATATGGATGCTTACAAACAAGCTGCGATAAACTT atttttaGGATACTTCCAGCCACAGGTGGGAAAACCTGCACTTTGGGAGCCAGAATCTGGTGATGAGCATGTACTTGATGACGAGACATG TAAATTGATGAAGAGGGCAAGATCAGATGGCAGCATTCTTAATAAAAGCAAACTATCAATATCCAGTAATGGCCCAAATGGAATTTTAAAGTTAGCATTTACTGGTTCAAAAAATGAAGGGCAGCGTCCAAACCGGAGTTCTGATACAGCCTGTGACAATGGCATGTCAAAGTCAAG GTCAAAAGCCATAAGCACTCCTGATGTGAATATTTCAACTGATAGTGGTGTTCGTGATGtaatatctgggacaacg GACGATCAAGCTTCTGGGATCCACGCCCAGGGGTTTTCAAAGGATTTCGTGCAGTGGCTCAATCAAGGAGAGGCGTTTTGGTACTGA
- the LOC103639732 gene encoding phosphoinositide phosphatase SAC2 isoform X1: protein MAAAAAEAEVDSCLQSFELYEAESKFYILGTNSNKTIWRLLKIDRMEPSELNVDEDSTVHSQSDYLDMLKNLDEEHRSTGGVKFVTNCFGIIGFIKFLGPYYMLIITEQRKIGDIFGHPVYQVTKTAMIELSNSKSRPKLINSKDENRYKKLLQIIDLRKDFFFSHSYHIMRSLQKNFNDPQEGWELYDTMFVWNEFLTRGVRDILKTTLWTVALVYGFFKQDKFAICGKDIMLTLIARRSRHYAGTRYLKRGVNEEGRVANDVETEQIVYENMLGPWQISSVVQNRGSIPLFWSQETSKLNLKPDIILHEKDKNYEATRLHFENLRKRYGNPIIILNLIKTLEKRPREIILRWEFDRAIKIINSGLPGEDHLRFLHWDLHKNSQSKSTNALQVLLKVAFEALNMTEFFYCQVSPDQRAKGSPNLSPTLKIGFGHHACDDKNCGNADYVDDLDDISQEDTCGSSDPGNGIAEDKFEVNGSAQIKRPKFQKGVLRTNCIDCLDRTNVAQYAYGLAALGHQLHALGSVESPEVHLDSPLSRHLMHFYERMGDTLALQYGGSAAHNKIFSAKRGHLKFAIQSQEFFRTLQRYYSNAYMDAYKQAAINLFLGYFQPQVGKPALWEPESGDEHVLDDETCKLMKRARSDGSILNKSKLSISSNGPNGILKLAFTGSKNEGQRPNRSSDTACDNGMSKSRYTPTLSHIKHISCELDYYNGSGDSNFLDLDWLTASDNERSKAISTPDVNISTDSGVRDVISGTTDDQASGIHAQGFSKDFVQWLNQGEAFWY, encoded by the exons atggcggcggcggcggccgaggcgGAGGTGGATAGCTGCCTCCAGAGCTTCGAGCTCTACGAGGCCGAGTCG AAATTTTATATTCTTGGAACTAACTCTAACAAGACAATATGGAGATTACTCAAGATTGATAGAATGGAGCCATCAGAGCTTAATGTAGATGAGGATTCTACTGTGCACTCACAGAGTGATTACCTTGATATGCTAAAAAATCTTGACGAAGAACACAGGTCAACTGGTGGAGTCAAATTTGTCACCAACTGTTTTGGAATCATCG GTTTCATTAAGTTCCTTGGGCCCTATTACATGTTAATTATTACTGAGCAGAGAAAGATTGGGGATATATTTGGCCATCCGGTGTACCAAGTTACTAAGACTGCGATGATTGAGTTGTCAAATTCCAAATCGAGGCCAAAGTTAATTAATTCCAAGGATGAGAACAG GTACAAGAAGCTCTTGCAGATAATCGATCTTAGAAAAGACTTCTTTTTTAGTCACTCATATCATATAATGAGAAGTCTCCAAAAGAACTTTAATGATCCACAAGAAGGGTGGGAACTATATGACACAATGTTCGTGTGGAATGAATTCCTAACTCGAGGGGTTCGTGACATTCTGAAAACTACACTCTGGACAGTTGCATTAGTCTATGGTTTTTTTAAGCAG GACAAATTTGCGATATGTGGGAAGGATATTATGCTGACGCTCATTGCTAGACGCTCCAGGCATTATGCTGGCACCAG GTATCTAAAGAGGGGTGTGAATGAGGAGGGCAGAGTAGCAAATGATGTTGAGACTGAGCAAATTGTTTATGAAAACATGCTTGGACCATGGCAAATAAGCTCTGTTGTGCAGAACAGGGGTTCAATTCCACTATTCTGGTCCCAGGAGACATCAAAGCTGAATCTTAAGCCTGATATCATAT TGCATGAAAAGGACAAAAATTATGAGGCTACCAGGCTTCATTTTGAAAATCTTAGGAAGAGATATGGAAATCCTATCATCATCTTAAACTTGATTAAG ACACTTGAGAAGAGACCACGTGAAATCATACTCCGTTGGGAATTTGACAGAGCAATAAAGATTATTAATAGTGGTCTACCAGGTGAAGATCATTTAAGATTTTTACATTGGGATCTTCATAAGAACTCTCAAAG CAAAAGTACAAATGCCCTTCAAGTGCTTTTGAAAGTGGCATTTGAAGCTTTGAACATGACAGAATTCTTTTATTGTCAAGTTTCCCCAGATCAAAGGGCAAAGGGCTCCCCTAATTTAAGCCCTACATT GAAAATTGGTTTTGGTCATCATGCGTGTGATGACAAAAATTGTGGCAATGCagattatgttgatgatcttgatGACATTTCCCAAGAAGATACCTGTggtagttctgatcctggcaatgGAATtgcggaagataaatttgaggtcaATGGATCTGCTCAAATAAAGCGTCCAAAATTTCAAAAGGGTGTCTTACGTACAAACTGTATAGATTGTTTGGATCGCACAAATGTTGCTCAATATGCCTATGGCCTAGCTGCTTTAGGACACCAGTTACATGCACTTGGTTCTGTAGAATCTCCAGAAGTTCATCTAGACTCTCCTTTGTCTCGACATTTGATGCATTTTTATGAACGCATGGGTGACACACTTGCTTTACAGTATGGTGGTTCGGCTGCTCACAATAAG ATATTCTCTGCGAAAAGAGGGCACTTGAAGTTTGCCATTCAATCTCAAGAGTTCTTTAGGACACTGCAACGGTACTACAGTAATGCATATATGGATGCTTACAAACAAGCTGCGATAAACTT atttttaGGATACTTCCAGCCACAGGTGGGAAAACCTGCACTTTGGGAGCCAGAATCTGGTGATGAGCATGTACTTGATGACGAGACATG TAAATTGATGAAGAGGGCAAGATCAGATGGCAGCATTCTTAATAAAAGCAAACTATCAATATCCAGTAATGGCCCAAATGGAATTTTAAAGTTAGCATTTACTGGTTCAAAAAATGAAGGGCAGCGTCCAAACCGGAGTTCTGATACAGCCTGTGACAATGGCATGTCAAAGTCAAG GTATACTCCGACACTGTCTCACATTAAGCATATAAGCTGTGAACTAGACTATTACAATGGTTCTGGTGATTCAAATTTCTTGGATCTTGACTGGCTTACAGCTTCAGACAATGAAAG GTCAAAAGCCATAAGCACTCCTGATGTGAATATTTCAACTGATAGTGGTGTTCGTGATGtaatatctgggacaacg GACGATCAAGCTTCTGGGATCCACGCCCAGGGGTTTTCAAAGGATTTCGTGCAGTGGCTCAATCAAGGAGAGGCGTTTTGGTACTGA